The following coding sequences are from one Nicotiana tabacum cultivar K326 chromosome 1, ASM71507v2, whole genome shotgun sequence window:
- the LOC107802333 gene encoding pectin acetylesterase 8-like — protein MSTFLLALLSLAILSTTILSADDNQYINITILNSAIAQGAVCLDGSPPAYHLDRGYGSGLRSWIIVMDGGAWCQSISDCLSRSTTELGSSKQMKNGSRFAGILYNNPQNNPDFYNWNRVRVKYCDGSSFTGDIEQVDPDNKLFFRGARIFKAIMKDLWSKGMQNAENAILSGVSAGGLATILNCDKFKSLMPNDAKVKCVADAGFFINGKTISGTSDIQEMYQRVVTLHGSAKNLPPSCTYAMEPSLCFFPQNVVPYVETPLFIMNSHYDTWQIENILVPKYLDPQHVWDNCKKQISNCTFSQRLIIQVFGGEFLKAFEGLNPSFTSGYFITSCHSHGAIMSTNFWLSPTSPRLLHKTIGEAVADWFFERAGFQYIDLFPCARDCEI, from the exons ATGTCAACCTTTCTGTTGGCCTTGTTATCTTTAGCAATATTGTCTACAACTATTCTTAGCGCCGATGATAATCAATACATAAATATTACAATACTGAATAGCGCGATTGCACAAGGCGCAG TATGCCTAGATGGAAGTCCACCAGCTTATCATCTGGATAGGGGATATGGTAGCGGACTTCGCAGCTGGATTATTGTCATGGAT GGAGGCGCTTGGTGTCAAAGTATATCAGATTGCCTTAGTCGTTCAACTACCGAATTAGGTTCTTCTAAGCAGATGAAGAATGGATCTCGGTTTGCTGGGATACTTTATAATAATCCCCAAAATAATCCAG ACTTTTACAACTGGAATAGGGTGAGGGTGAAGTATTGTGATGGTTCATCCTTCACAGGTGATATCGAACAAGTTGACCCT GACAACAAGCTGTTTTTTAGAGGGGCAAGAATATTTAAGGCTATTATGAAAGATTTATGGAGCAAAGGCATGCAAAATGCTGAAAAT GCAATTCTGAGTGGAGTTTCAGCAGGAGGGTTGGCTACAATTTTGAACTGCGACAAGTTCAAATCCCTCATGCCAAATGATGCAAAAGTTAAGTGTGTCGCAGATGCAGGCTTTTTCATTAATGG CAAGACAATCTCTGGTACTTCAGATATTCAAGAGATGTATCAGAGAGTTGTGACATTACAT GGATCGGCTAAGAATTTGCCTCCATCTTGCACATATGCAATGGAACCAAGTCTG TGCTTTTTCCCTCAGAATGTTGTTCCATATGTCGAGACTCCATTATTTATAATGAATTCACACTATGACACTTGGCAG ATTGAAAATATTTTGGTTCCTAAATACCTCGATCCTCAACATGTCTGGGACAATTGCAAGAAACAAATAAGCAACTGCACATTTAGCCAACGTTTAATTATTCAAG TTTTTGGAGGGGAATTTTTGAAGGCATTTGAGGGACTCAACCCTTCTTTTACGAGCGGTTATTTCATCACATCTTGCCATTCTCATGGTGCAATTATGTCGACGAATTTCTGGTTGAGTCCTACCTCTCCAAGATTACTTCAtaag ACAATTGGTGAAGCTGTTGCGGATTGGTTTTTTGAGAGAGCAGGGTTTCAATATATAGACCTATTTCCTTGTGCTCGAGATTGTGAGATATAA